In Deferribacteraceae bacterium V6Fe1, one genomic interval encodes:
- a CDS encoding phosphatase PAP2 family protein: MEEFVKNAIISISNHQALIYVISFLMSFAESFAFIGIIIPGAIITVTTGFLASKGILNVWILIAVSVAGAIIADVASYYLAKYYGNKIQNSKIYKKIEKYIELGKVFFQKHGGKSVFFGRFVGPVRPVVPFLAGLMKMEEIKFNFYAVISGILWGILYIGGGYLFGASWHYVEEVFGKLSLLFISLILLVYIIIKVSKILFKFISKLIKILILSTQDEKIEPFIIKLIKNKFPQVFEIIKKRLNPKRETGLVLTTGIIFAMLFAYIFFGIVEDIIFNDPLVSFDINLFYMLQSFHSFFVNIVFIFFTELGSQIPVIIFFITGLIILFFNKKNRELIFYIINFSGGLLFLGALKYAFNRERPNAIYHFFNELTPSFPSGHAFTSFILYGFAGYLIFKFFKKKFLRNTYMILAITFAIFIGLSRIYLGVHWFSDVVGAYVLGMLWLSVVITAYEYYNIKLQIRELSESENSVKSILCSLILILAISVNFAYSYFKTEGVLKEKTEIIGVKYEHLSNNLLESFQNGKLKLFSSDIFGTDKKPVSAVFIGDINLFEHVLINSGFREYERKSAKKIGQTINSYLKNDIKYLPVFYDFYDNRPQDYVFVYLFDNNKSLPRIVIKLWDTHKIFENNNVYVISIVKEIGFKKIGDKITIPIVDYEASSVNVYNDIKKILSEKINIEELQISTPTKFKYNDRESYFDGKILELKFSSSNHIVNTK; this comes from the coding sequence ATGGAAGAATTTGTTAAGAATGCAATAATATCAATAAGTAACCATCAGGCTTTAATTTATGTAATATCATTTTTAATGTCGTTTGCAGAATCTTTTGCTTTTATAGGTATTATTATCCCAGGAGCAATAATTACGGTAACTACCGGTTTTTTGGCGTCTAAGGGGATTTTAAATGTATGGATTTTAATTGCTGTGTCAGTAGCTGGAGCTATTATTGCGGATGTAGCCAGCTATTATTTGGCAAAATATTACGGCAATAAAATACAGAATAGCAAAATATATAAAAAAATAGAAAAGTATATCGAATTAGGTAAAGTCTTTTTCCAAAAACATGGAGGCAAAAGTGTTTTTTTTGGGCGATTTGTAGGTCCAGTAAGGCCTGTGGTGCCATTTCTTGCCGGGCTCATGAAGATGGAAGAGATAAAGTTTAATTTTTATGCAGTCATAAGTGGCATATTATGGGGTATTCTTTATATAGGAGGTGGTTATTTATTTGGTGCCAGTTGGCATTATGTGGAAGAAGTTTTCGGGAAACTCAGTCTATTATTTATAAGCCTGATTTTGTTAGTTTATATTATCATTAAAGTGTCTAAAATTTTATTTAAATTTATAAGTAAATTAATTAAAATACTCATATTGTCTACTCAGGATGAAAAAATTGAACCTTTTATTATCAAGCTTATAAAAAATAAATTTCCACAGGTGTTTGAAATAATAAAAAAGAGACTTAACCCAAAGAGAGAAACAGGATTGGTTTTAACTACAGGAATTATTTTTGCAATGTTATTTGCATATATCTTTTTTGGCATTGTAGAAGATATTATTTTCAATGATCCTTTGGTTAGTTTTGATATAAACCTTTTCTATATGTTGCAAAGTTTCCATTCGTTTTTTGTTAATATAGTCTTTATCTTTTTTACCGAATTAGGGAGTCAAATCCCGGTCATAATTTTTTTCATAACCGGTTTGATTATACTGTTTTTTAATAAAAAAAATAGAGAATTGATATTTTACATAATAAATTTTAGCGGTGGTTTGTTATTTTTGGGTGCGCTTAAGTATGCTTTTAATAGAGAGCGCCCTAATGCAATATACCATTTTTTTAACGAGCTAACTCCATCATTCCCCAGTGGTCATGCATTTACATCATTTATTTTATATGGTTTTGCCGGATATCTTATATTTAAGTTTTTTAAAAAGAAATTTTTAAGAAATACTTATATGATTCTTGCAATAACATTTGCTATATTTATTGGGCTAAGTAGAATTTATTTAGGAGTGCATTGGTTTAGCGATGTAGTTGGTGCGTATGTTTTAGGAATGTTATGGTTGTCGGTTGTGATAACTGCATATGAATATTATAATATAAAATTGCAAATTAGGGAATTGAGTGAAAGTGAGAATAGTGTAAAATCAATACTGTGTTCTTTGATTTTAATATTAGCCATATCCGTTAATTTTGCTTATTCATATTTTAAAACAGAAGGGGTATTAAAAGAAAAGACTGAGATTATTGGCGTAAAATATGAGCATTTGAGCAATAATTTATTAGAAAGTTTTCAAAATGGAAAATTGAAGCTTTTTTCCAGTGATATTTTTGGGACAGATAAAAAGCCTGTTTCGGCCGTGTTTATCGGCGATATAAATTTGTTTGAGCATGTTTTGATTAACTCTGGTTTTAGAGAATATGAGAGGAAATCCGCAAAAAAGATTGGGCAAACAATAAATTCATATCTTAAAAATGATATTAAATACCTCCCCGTGTTTTATGATTTTTATGATAACAGGCCACAAGATTATGTATTTGTATATTTGTTTGATAATAACAAATCTTTGCCAAGGATTGTAATAAAATTGTGGGATACACATAAGATATTTGAGAATAATAACGTATATGTGATATCAATTGTAAAAGAGATCGGATTTAAGAAAATAGGGGATAAAATTACCATTCCAATAGTCGATTATGAAGCTTCAAGTGTAAATGTGTACAATGATATAAAAAAGATACTGTCAGAAAAAATAAATATTGAAGAGCTACAAATAAGTACACCTACAAAATTCAAATATAATGACAGAGAAAGTTATTTTGATGGGAAAATCTTGGAACTAAAATTCAGTTCGTCTAATCATATTGTAAATACTAAATAA
- a CDS encoding HAMP domain-containing histidine kinase, protein MTNIIYNSISYELDIIANKVKNKIYLNKIEDINNEKYLIKIISDKNNIIFANKISQKVFVPIYNKKDTYNYRTKISKEIIDLGQDEWNEVLLRVKLYKLKNNYTLLIAKSIENIDEQIVQLSKILFLIFISSMVILLLLTNWLLNKIILPFQNVIKNISEVNTSNLSIKIPTPKENDEICLLISSLNEMLQRLDRQFKLQKDFISDISHELKTPFTIILLSLEKLIQNTELKEKDKEDIAQLYKTIQRLSLLIKNLLMLLSLESNINSIDFRELNLSQLIKELLEICEINIENKNILLKKEIENNIKIRGNKELLNRLFMNLLDNAVKYCNTKGVVRIKFYKENNEIILSVYNTGKGINSEEKAFIFNRFFKINKSRSNIDGSFGIGLSIVKEIAKIHNGKISVESDGETYTEFIIKLPINLRNEDGRIC, encoded by the coding sequence ATGACAAATATAATTTACAACTCAATTAGTTATGAATTAGATATTATTGCTAATAAAGTTAAGAATAAAATATACTTAAATAAAATTGAAGATATCAATAACGAAAAATATCTGATTAAGATTATATCAGATAAAAATAATATTATCTTTGCTAATAAAATTTCTCAAAAAGTTTTTGTCCCTATTTATAACAAAAAAGATACCTATAACTACAGAACAAAAATCTCAAAAGAAATTATAGATTTAGGACAGGATGAATGGAACGAGGTGCTTTTAAGAGTAAAATTGTACAAACTCAAAAATAACTATACTTTATTAATAGCAAAATCTATAGAAAATATAGATGAACAGATTGTACAGTTAAGCAAAATATTATTTTTGATATTTATATCGAGTATGGTAATATTATTGCTACTTACTAATTGGTTATTAAATAAAATCATTTTACCGTTTCAAAATGTTATCAAAAACATATCGGAAGTTAACACTTCGAACTTATCAATCAAAATACCAACACCTAAAGAAAATGATGAAATCTGTTTATTAATAAGTTCATTGAATGAAATGCTTCAAAGATTAGACAGGCAGTTTAAGTTACAAAAAGATTTTATTTCAGATATTTCACATGAATTAAAAACACCTTTTACTATAATACTGTTATCTTTGGAAAAATTAATTCAGAATACCGAGCTGAAAGAGAAAGATAAAGAAGATATAGCTCAGCTCTACAAAACAATTCAAAGGCTTTCGTTATTAATCAAAAATTTACTTATGCTCCTATCGTTAGAATCTAACATAAATTCTATAGACTTTAGAGAATTAAATTTAAGTCAACTGATAAAAGAGTTATTAGAAATTTGTGAGATAAACATAGAGAATAAAAATATTCTCTTGAAAAAAGAAATAGAAAACAACATAAAAATCAGAGGGAATAAAGAGTTGCTAAACAGATTGTTTATGAATCTGTTAGACAATGCCGTTAAGTATTGCAATACGAAGGGGGTTGTCAGAATTAAATTTTATAAAGAAAATAATGAAATAATATTATCAGTTTATAACACAGGGAAAGGTATAAATTCCGAAGAAAAAGCATTTATTTTTAATCGTTTTTTTAAAATTAATAAATCAAGATCAAACATTGACGGTAGCTTTGGCATAGGTCTGTCAATTGTAAAAGAGATAGCTAAAATCCATAATGGTAAAATCTCTGTTGAAAGTGATGGAGAAACGTACACAGAGTTTATAATTAAGTTACCAATAAATTTGAGGAATGAAGATGGAAGAATTTGTTAA
- a CDS encoding response regulator transcription factor, giving the protein MPKLLVIEDERQLNKQIANILEDEHYSVDTCFDGANGLERILSLQYDLIILDIMLPGMNGYEILKNIRDNKILTPVLMISAKGEIDDRVKGLNSGADDYLSKPFSMAELIARVKAILRRTFSQYEQVISIGNLKIDMNIRKVFLGDSEIQLTTKEYDIIEYLGLNKNKVVSKFTIIEHVWGDEFDPFSMSNFLDVHIKNLRKKIGDDAHEIILTARGIGYILKG; this is encoded by the coding sequence ATGCCTAAATTACTTGTTATTGAAGATGAAAGACAGTTAAATAAACAAATTGCAAACATTTTGGAAGATGAACATTATTCGGTTGATACCTGTTTTGATGGCGCAAATGGATTGGAAAGAATATTATCTTTGCAATATGACTTAATTATACTTGATATTATGCTGCCTGGAATGAATGGATACGAAATTTTAAAAAATATCAGAGATAATAAAATATTAACTCCGGTATTGATGATATCTGCAAAAGGTGAAATTGATGATAGGGTAAAAGGCTTAAATAGCGGAGCTGATGACTATTTATCAAAACCTTTTTCAATGGCAGAATTAATTGCCAGAGTTAAAGCAATTCTAAGAAGAACTTTTTCTCAATATGAACAAGTTATATCTATAGGCAATTTAAAAATAGATATGAATATTAGAAAAGTTTTTCTTGGCGATAGTGAAATACAACTTACAACGAAAGAATACGATATAATTGAATACTTAGGTTTGAATAAAAATAAAGTTGTTTCAAAATTTACAATTATTGAACATGTTTGGGGTGACGAGTTTGACCCTTTTAGTATGTCAAATTTTTTAGATGTTCATATTAAAAATTTAAGAAAAAAGATTGGTGATGATGCACACGAAATTATCCTGACAGCGAGGGGTATAGGATATATTTTAAAAGGTTGA
- a CDS encoding undecaprenyl-diphosphatase — translation MEKYNIELFLLINGLNGSAILDHVFVLITKYSPYLYAIILIILYLFYNRDKALYVFYSSLLGLLLNLIITIFYYHPRPFELGLGHTLINHTIETSFPSDHATLVFSISISTIIFGKKSIGFLLFILAVIIGFSRIYVGVHFPLDILGSFFVSIISVLIIYTLQSKLEKLNILLNKIADKLLRRIPFINYKG, via the coding sequence ATGGAAAAGTATAATATTGAATTATTCTTGCTAATTAATGGATTAAATGGGAGTGCTATATTAGATCATGTTTTTGTGCTTATTACAAAATATTCACCATACTTATACGCAATCATACTAATCATTTTATATTTATTTTATAATAGAGATAAAGCTCTGTATGTATTTTATTCATCATTGTTGGGGTTGTTATTAAATCTTATAATCACAATTTTTTATTATCATCCAAGACCTTTTGAGCTTGGATTAGGACATACACTAATAAATCACACCATTGAAACATCTTTCCCGAGCGATCATGCCACGCTTGTATTTTCCATATCTATTTCAACGATTATATTTGGAAAAAAGTCTATAGGATTTTTGCTTTTTATATTGGCGGTAATTATTGGTTTTAGCAGAATTTATGTGGGAGTTCATTTCCCTTTAGATATTTTAGGTTCATTTTTTGTATCGATAATTTCTGTATTGATAATATATACCTTACAATCTAAATTAGAGAAATTAAACATTCTTTTAAATAAAATTGCTGATAAATTACTTAGAAGAATTCCATTTATAAATTATAAAGGATAA
- a CDS encoding RsmB/NOP family class I SAM-dependent RNA methyltransferase, which yields MKFSDNVYTQIKALIDKTVTENLIAKNVLDNFIREKRFNSTIRNEATDYFFKALRYYGLFSNGHDIENDENVAEIIANTEYDEHFPSKIIGVNKFVSKKIFENLDKDTFLSFLQRAPLTVRVNSLKTTREFLKEKYPFFENTEISPFGLYTLKHINLRQLDEFKKGYFEIQDEASQLIYFLVNPKYSEKILDMCAGTGGKTLSLLSTGLNPDIYAYDISFNRLKILEKRVRLNKFNVKLLKKLSGRYNKILIDAPCSGSGSIRRDVDVLLRLNEEKLNNLIDTQRKIFDKAYQLAEKGGYIIYVTCSFFKEENEEQVEYFLNHYKIKLVDVNTLFDSHINKSLKTTTFYKTNPLLSNMDGFFGAVFKIL from the coding sequence ATGAAATTTTCAGATAATGTTTACACTCAAATTAAGGCTCTTATTGATAAAACTGTCACTGAAAATCTTATAGCCAAAAATGTGCTTGATAATTTTATCAGAGAAAAACGTTTTAACTCAACAATCCGAAATGAAGCAACAGATTACTTTTTCAAGGCTCTTAGGTATTACGGATTGTTTTCAAACGGTCATGATATCGAAAATGATGAAAATGTTGCAGAAATTATTGCTAATACAGAATACGATGAACATTTCCCTTCAAAGATAATCGGTGTAAACAAATTCGTTTCAAAAAAAATCTTTGAAAATCTTGACAAAGATACCTTTTTATCTTTTTTGCAGAGAGCACCTTTGACTGTCAGGGTCAACTCATTGAAAACTACGAGGGAATTTTTAAAAGAAAAATATCCGTTTTTTGAAAATACCGAGATATCCCCTTTCGGGTTATATACTCTCAAACACATTAATCTTAGGCAACTTGACGAATTTAAAAAGGGCTATTTTGAAATACAGGATGAAGCAAGTCAATTGATATATTTTCTTGTTAATCCGAAGTATTCCGAAAAGATTCTGGACATGTGTGCCGGCACGGGCGGAAAAACACTATCACTTTTGTCAACAGGCCTAAATCCTGACATTTATGCGTATGACATCAGCTTTAACAGATTGAAGATATTAGAAAAAAGGGTCAGACTTAATAAATTTAACGTGAAACTTCTCAAAAAGCTTTCAGGCCGCTACAACAAGATTCTTATCGATGCACCTTGCTCAGGCTCAGGCTCAATAAGACGCGATGTGGATGTGCTTTTAAGGCTTAATGAAGAAAAGCTAAATAATCTCATTGACACTCAACGTAAAATCTTTGACAAGGCTTACCAATTGGCTGAAAAGGGCGGATATATAATTTATGTGACCTGTAGCTTTTTCAAAGAGGAAAATGAGGAGCAAGTGGAATATTTCTTAAATCATTATAAAATCAAATTGGTAGACGTAAACACCCTCTTTGACAGCCATATAAATAAGTCATTAAAAACTACAACTTTCTATAAAACAAACCCTTTACTATCAAATATGGATGGTTTTTTCGGAGCGGTTTTCAAAATTTTGTAA
- a CDS encoding class I SAM-dependent methyltransferase: MDTYKNMAAIYDEIFPFSQDTFNLLKLMANENDKILDIGSATGSYVKAFIDEGFDALGVEYTEEFSKYNYPLLIGDMNNLPFKENSFDFIFSIGNTVCHLPSRRDFLEFLKKVHSLLRPKGRFLMQIINYDRIFAHSLKELPEINTDNYSFKRGYVYENPSSLDFIGEIKDKNGGIIHKFNQKLTPFMYQDIIWAVNSSGFAFVQFFGSFQMEKFIKNESFVNITCFTKF; the protein is encoded by the coding sequence ATGGATACATACAAAAATATGGCAGCCATTTATGATGAGATTTTTCCATTTAGTCAGGATACATTTAATCTATTAAAGCTGATGGCTAATGAAAACGATAAAATTTTGGATATTGGCTCTGCTACAGGTAGTTATGTCAAGGCATTTATAGATGAAGGTTTTGATGCCTTAGGGGTAGAGTATACGGAAGAATTTTCAAAATATAACTATCCTTTGCTAATAGGGGATATGAATAATCTCCCTTTTAAGGAAAATTCATTTGATTTTATTTTCAGCATTGGCAATACCGTGTGTCACTTACCTTCCAGAAGAGATTTTTTGGAGTTTTTAAAAAAAGTGCATTCACTATTGAGGCCAAAAGGGAGATTTTTGATGCAAATTATCAACTATGACCGAATATTTGCACATTCTTTGAAAGAGCTTCCCGAAATTAATACGGATAATTACTCTTTTAAAAGGGGGTATGTTTACGAAAATCCGTCATCATTGGACTTTATCGGTGAGATAAAAGATAAAAATGGGGGAATTATCCATAAATTTAATCAAAAACTTACACCGTTTATGTACCAAGACATTATTTGGGCGGTTAATTCCAGCGGATTTGCATTTGTTCAATTTTTTGGAAGCTTTCAGATGGAAAAATTTATAAAGAATGAGAGCTTTGTAAATATTACCTGCTTTACAAAATTTTGA
- a CDS encoding M20/M25/M40 family metallo-hydrolase has product MKINEKRLKELLVEMINIYSPSGKEEDVILFLKDFLKKNEIGYEYQEVEEGRGNILVLPENGEADIVFVGHIDTVPAFDYENYEASILDDKILGLGSADMKSGCAAMIEAFLSYKENEKKDFPCALALVVGEEESGDGAFELTREYSFDWALIGEPTNLKPCFGHYGYVEISLVAYGQKLHASLSKPEKNAVKLMMDCINLIIDHVDKKEDIFYNIRDFNSSQAGFASPGRCESFLDLHLPSKYSIGALTFEIEELIYSAFNENEIKFSLKTIHHGYELSDKAYLPKVLKNIYAEKNQEFALAFFKSDSDAPILWQSGIKPIILGPGDLSVAHTCDEFVDFSEVVKAAEIYYAVMKNIQ; this is encoded by the coding sequence ATGAAGATAAATGAAAAAAGATTGAAAGAGCTTTTAGTGGAAATGATTAATATTTACAGTCCTTCCGGGAAAGAGGAGGATGTAATCCTTTTTTTGAAAGATTTCTTAAAAAAGAATGAGATTGGCTATGAATACCAAGAGGTTGAGGAAGGTAGAGGGAATATATTGGTTTTGCCGGAAAATGGGGAGGCGGATATTGTATTTGTAGGGCATATTGATACGGTGCCTGCATTTGATTACGAGAATTATGAGGCGAGTATTTTAGATGATAAAATATTGGGGCTTGGCTCAGCTGATATGAAAAGTGGCTGTGCTGCAATGATAGAAGCATTTTTGAGTTATAAAGAGAATGAGAAGAAAGACTTCCCTTGTGCTCTTGCACTTGTCGTAGGTGAAGAGGAGTCAGGGGATGGAGCTTTTGAGTTGACAAGGGAATATTCATTTGACTGGGCGTTAATCGGTGAGCCTACAAACTTGAAGCCGTGTTTTGGGCACTACGGATATGTGGAGATTTCATTGGTAGCTTATGGGCAAAAATTACACGCTTCCTTATCAAAACCTGAGAAGAATGCCGTTAAGCTGATGATGGATTGTATAAATCTTATTATAGACCATGTTGATAAAAAAGAGGATATCTTCTACAATATTAGAGATTTTAACAGCTCACAGGCAGGGTTTGCAAGCCCCGGAAGGTGTGAGTCTTTTTTAGACCTGCATCTGCCTTCAAAATATTCAATCGGTGCATTAACCTTTGAGATTGAAGAGCTGATTTACAGTGCATTTAATGAGAATGAAATAAAATTTTCGCTAAAAACGATTCACCACGGCTATGAATTGTCCGATAAGGCATACTTGCCAAAGGTATTAAAAAATATATACGCGGAAAAAAATCAGGAGTTTGCATTGGCTTTTTTCAAAAGTGACTCAGATGCTCCGATTTTGTGGCAGTCAGGTATAAAGCCTATTATTTTAGGACCGGGGGATTTATCGGTAGCTCATACATGTGATGAATTTGTTGATTTTAGCGAGGTTGTTAAAGCAGCTGAGATATATTATGCAGTTATGAAAAATATTCAATAA
- a CDS encoding GNAT family N-acetyltransferase, with product MAEIIFRGIRLKDLAEIYSLGEKVFTLQQYPNLYRIWDESEVAEFFVNNRESCFVAECEGKIVGFILSYVVNKARVRYGYLVWLCVDSDYEAKGVASQLFDEFKTYMKDKGIKNLFVDVEKSNHRALSFFRRKGFCEPKEQIYLTLYLDKGEEDEDK from the coding sequence ATGGCTGAAATAATTTTCAGAGGGATTAGGTTAAAAGACTTGGCAGAAATATATAGCCTTGGGGAAAAGGTATTTACTTTACAGCAGTATCCTAATCTTTACAGAATTTGGGATGAAAGTGAAGTGGCTGAGTTTTTTGTAAACAACAGAGAGAGTTGTTTTGTGGCGGAATGCGAAGGGAAGATTGTGGGGTTTATATTGTCTTATGTGGTTAACAAAGCCCGTGTGAGATATGGGTATCTTGTCTGGCTTTGTGTTGACAGCGATTATGAAGCCAAAGGGGTTGCTTCGCAGCTTTTTGACGAATTTAAGACATACATGAAAGATAAAGGGATTAAAAACTTATTTGTTGACGTGGAAAAGAGCAATCACAGAGCTTTGAGCTTTTTTAGGAGAAAGGGTTTCTGTGAGCCGAAAGAGCAAATTTACCTTACGCTGTATTTAGACAAAGGGGAAGAAGATGAAGATAAATGA
- a CDS encoding DUF1858 domain-containing protein yields the protein MNKFTLNNTIEEIVSEKKEAVKYLMEKGIRCIRCGEPIWDKLKVVLTEKGFTEVEQQKILDEINNL from the coding sequence ATGAACAAGTTTACGCTGAATAATACAATTGAAGAGATTGTTTCAGAAAAGAAAGAGGCGGTAAAATATCTAATGGAAAAAGGGATTAGATGCATCAGGTGCGGTGAGCCTATTTGGGACAAACTTAAAGTTGTCTTAACGGAAAAAGGATTCACCGAGGTTGAACAACAAAAAATTTTAGACGAAATCAATAATCTCTGA
- a CDS encoding nucleoside recognition domain-containing protein, which yields METFISLILDSGKSAVNLALYILLPIMVIMMAIMHTFEEKGFLRKIAFIFSPFLSIFGIPGIGAFAIIQILLISFAAPIATFKIMQDNSSYTEREVAATFAATIVMSQANATMPLIAVGLNLPVTIISSLIGGVTASLIVGLFVKKTAHKHHTDNFVPSSKRILSLLFEGGEKGILVVYKSLPALTIAIFFVNILKKLNVLTLIEQIAAPLFNIAGISSVSVIPIITKFLAGGTAMMAVVIDMIEKGLMTQKDLNMLAGFMINPIDPVGIMVFLSVGLKFQKVFKPVLIASIFGMLIRGIIHFIYFY from the coding sequence TTGGAAACATTTATATCCCTTATTTTAGATTCAGGCAAATCCGCTGTAAACCTTGCACTTTATATCCTTTTGCCAATCATGGTCATAATGATGGCGATTATGCATACCTTTGAAGAGAAAGGTTTTTTGAGAAAAATTGCATTTATCTTTTCCCCATTTTTATCAATTTTTGGCATACCTGGCATAGGAGCTTTTGCAATCATACAAATTCTTCTTATCAGTTTTGCCGCACCAATAGCAACATTTAAGATAATGCAGGACAACAGCAGTTACACCGAAAGGGAGGTAGCTGCCACATTTGCGGCAACCATTGTAATGTCTCAGGCAAATGCTACCATGCCCCTCATCGCAGTTGGGCTAAATTTACCAGTCACAATAATCTCATCCCTTATAGGAGGGGTCACGGCTTCTCTCATAGTTGGATTATTTGTTAAAAAAACCGCTCATAAACACCATACGGACAATTTCGTCCCTTCTTCAAAAAGGATTTTATCACTTTTGTTTGAAGGTGGAGAAAAAGGTATATTAGTTGTTTACAAGTCGTTGCCGGCACTAACAATTGCTATATTTTTTGTAAATATTTTAAAAAAACTTAATGTCCTGACTCTGATAGAGCAGATTGCAGCCCCTTTATTTAATATCGCAGGAATTTCTTCAGTTTCCGTTATCCCTATTATCACAAAATTTTTGGCTGGCGGCACGGCAATGATGGCTGTCGTAATAGATATGATTGAAAAAGGATTAATGACACAGAAAGACTTGAATATGTTGGCAGGTTTTATGATAAACCCCATCGACCCGGTAGGTATAATGGTGTTTTTATCGGTCGGGCTCAAGTTTCAAAAAGTCTTCAAGCCGGTATTGATAGCCTCCATATTCGGAATGCTAATAAGAGGCATAATACATTTTATATACTTTTACTGA